AACAACGGCACCCGAAACCAGAGAGCGCGGGCGTCCGAAGCGTGCGGACGCGGCGCGCCCGCCGTCAGGCGTTTTGCGCGCGCTTCTTGAAGCGGAGAGCGCAGGAAAGGACCGTCTTGCGCAGGCGGATCGACTGCGGCGTGACCTCCACCAACTCGTCGCCGTTGATGAACTCCAGCGCCTGCTCGAGGTTCAGCGAGCGGCTCGGGGTCAGCCGGATCGTCTCGTCCGCCGCCGCCGCGCGCATGTTCGTCAGCTTCTTCAGCTTCGTGACGTTGCAGTCGATGTCGTCCTCGCGCGCGTTCTCGCCGACGATCAGCCCCTCGTAGACCTGCGCCCCCGGGCCGACGAACAGCTCGCCGCGCGACTCGAGGTGGTGCAGCGCGTAGGCCGTCGTCTCGCCGGCGCGGTCGGCGACCAGCGCCCCCGTCGTCCGGCGCACGATCTCCCCCTGCCAGGGCGTGAAGCCGACGAAGAGGCGGTTCATCACCGCCGTCCCGCGCGTGTCGGTCAGCATCTCCGAGCGGACGCCGAGCAGCCCGCGCGTCGTGACGTGGAACTCGACGCGCGCCCGGCCGGAGCCGTGGTTGACCATCTTCACGACCTTCCCCTTGCGCATCGCCATCTTCTCCATGACGACGCCGAGGAAGCTCTCCGGCAGGTCCACGACGAACAGCTCCAGCGGCTCCATCCGCTTGCCGTCCTCGACGTGGGTGATCACCTGGGGGTTGGACACCGAGAGCTCGAACCCCTCGCGGCGCATCTGCTCGATCAGGATCGCCAGCTGCAGCTCGCCGCGCCCCATCACCTTGAAGGCGTCGGTCGTGTCCGTCGGCTCGACCTTGATCGAGACGTTGGTCAGCAGCTCCTTCTCCAGCCGGTCCTTGATGTTGCGCGACGTCACCCAGCGCCCTTCCTTGCCGGCGAACGGGCTGCTGTTGACCGAGAAGACCATCGACAGCGTCGGCTCGTCGATCTGCAGCGGCGGGAGCGGGCGCGGATCGGCGGCCGAGGTGACCGTCTCGCCGATCGTCAGCCCCTCGATGCCGGCGAGGGCGACGATCTCGCCGCACGGCGCCTCGGGAACCTCGACGCGCGTCAGGCCGTCGAAGGTGTAGAGCTTGGTGATCCTGACCTGCCGCGGCTTCCCCTCGCGGTCCACGACCGCGGCGGCGTCGCCGACCCGCATCGTGCCGTCGAAGATCCGGCCGATG
This portion of the bacterium genome encodes:
- the typA gene encoding translational GTPase TypA, whose product is MQLRNVAIIAHVDHGKTTLVDAMLWQSGVFRANQDVQVRVMDSNELEREKGITILAKNTAVHYQGAKLNIVDTPGHSDFGGEVERALKMVDGALLLVDASEGPLPQTRYVLRKALELKLPVVLVINKIDRQDARADEVLNEVYDLFIDLDAEDDQLEVPVLYTNAKKGTCRLTPDGEDQDLRPLFDALLEHIPAPAGSPDNTLRCLIANLDYSDYLGRLGIGRIFDGTMRVGDAAAVVDREGKPRQVRITKLYTFDGLTRVEVPEAPCGEIVALAGIEGLTIGETVTSAADPRPLPPLQIDEPTLSMVFSVNSSPFAGKEGRWVTSRNIKDRLEKELLTNVSIKVEPTDTTDAFKVMGRGELQLAILIEQMRREGFELSVSNPQVITHVEDGKRMEPLELFVVDLPESFLGVVMEKMAMRKGKVVKMVNHGSGRARVEFHVTTRGLLGVRSEMLTDTRGTAVMNRLFVGFTPWQGEIVRRTTGALVADRAGETTAYALHHLESRGELFVGPGAQVYEGLIVGENAREDDIDCNVTKLKKLTNMRAAAADETIRLTPSRSLNLEQALEFINGDELVEVTPQSIRLRKTVLSCALRFKKRAQNA